The Fulvivirga maritima genome segment GATTTAAAAAGAACCGCTTTAAAAGTGGGATTCTTTATATCTGGAATTATATATCTTGGTTTTGCTTATTATGCCATTTCTCAAGTATTAGGAAGTTCAGGATCAAGCGGATCGAGTAAAGGGCTTCTTTCTTCTATGATGGAGCATTCTTGGGGAATAGTGGTAATATATATTGCCTCAGGTTTATTGTTGATAAAAGCTATATACCAGTTTGTAAAAGTAGCTAATAAAGAATATTATGAGGGAGTAAGAGGAATGAACGTAGGCGTGCAAAAAGCGAAGTCTATTGTAAGAAAAGCCGGAGCTATAGGTTTCATAGCAAGAGGAATTTTAATAGGAATTACTGCTTATTTCTTTTTTCAGGCGGCTAATACACACGATGCTTCACAAGTACAGGGTACATCAGGTGCATTTTCATTCTTACAGCAGAGTAGCAGTGGTCCGTGGTTAATGGCCGCTGTAGCCCTTGGTTTGATTGGGTACTCGGTGTATATGATTATAGTATCAAGATATAAAAATTTCCATATTAGATAATTCTTTGTGGGTTTGAAAAGTGCATAAAAAGCAGCGCAATGAAAATTGTGCTGCTTTTTTGTTTAGGAGGAAGGGTATTTGATTAGTATTGTTTATTATTGAACTATCTTTTAATTATACATTGTAAAACTATAGTTGGTGGTTAAATACATAGCTTATTATTGTATTATATTTAATATTATTTTAAATAGTTGTTCGTATAAAGACGCGTCAGTGCAAGATAAGTCGGAGCAAGAGGCATCAAGGTCTATTGTTTATTTTAAGGAGCTCAAATCTCATTTGAGTTTCCCAATAGATTCCATCAATACATATCCAATTAAAAAAACGAGGGATTTTATATTTTCTCCACTAAATCAAAAGAATAAGCTGTGGATTGATGGTTATGAATTGGACTTGAAATCCGGTGACTTGAAATCATTTGAGGAATGGTTTGGTAAGGCTGGTAAAACCTTAAAAATTCATGAACGCCTGTTTTGGCGGGACGAGTATAGTGGTACGCTTTATATCAACTTGAATCACCACTTACTTACTTATGCTACCAAAAGAGATACTTTTTTCATTAGTGAACTGACTAATGTGACTGTTATGTACTTTGAGAAGGAAGTTTTTTATTTTACGAATAGAGATGCACTTTACCGCTATGACCGGAGTACGCAGGATATTGAATGTTTGAAAAATTTTAATGATTTGTATGTCTTTAGTATTGCAGGTGCAGAAAATGGACTAACACTCTCTTCGAAGAATGGGGTATTTGCTTACTCATTTGCCAATTGCACTTTACAAGTCTCTGCTGGAAATAAGCATAAATCAGGAAATTCGACTTTTCGTAGGTATTTGCCGAGTACTCAGTATGGTAATTATGTAAAGCGCAAAGAAGAGAATTATTCTTGGTATTACAATAGAGGAGATATTTACCTGAGTGCAAGTGATACTATATTTCAATATGAAGGCGATTTGTTTGGTAATAGTTTGAATGAGTTAAAAACCGATAGCTTATATGTTTATTTACTGTTTAGTGATACTTTACAAGTTATCAATAAAGGCTATTTTAAAAATAGATGTAAGCTTTTTGACTATCAAAAACATAAAAGCGAGTATCTGACAGTAAGTGATTTTCATCCAGCTTATGATTTGGGACTTTATTCTGTTATAAATGAAGTGGATTCATTTCAAAATGTATACATAGATTCAGAGTTTCCAGATATAGTCCATACAATCAAGTCATTGCCTTATCAGGTGATTGGTTCAAGTTATATAACAATAGAGGAATTAGCAGAAGCCATTGAATACAATAGGTTAGATCGCAAATACTTAAAGCCAGCTTTATCGAGACTATATGGCAGCTCTGTTTGGAAATTTGATTTAATGAAGGCTATTTATTATGGTAAGCAATATCATAACATTTGGCCAGAGGATAGTTCCTTTTTTAAAGAATTAGAATCAATTCAATTGGATCAAAAAGCTTTTGAAAGTATAAATAGTTCTAATATGCTTGTGGATGAGAAGCTGTATAATAGGGGCAAACTTAAAATGACGGTAATGAGTCATTCCAGAATTTTTGGGGAGTATAAAAATGATTCTTTGCCGTTCGATGATTTTAATATTATTATGAAGAAATACCCACAAAGTGAGTTTGCAGATGATGCTGCCTATCATACTATTCTGCATCGATATTTTTGGGATCCGGGGGCTATATAATGGAGGTGAAATAGAGGCATTTAAAAATTTCATGGATAAATACCCTCACTCGGAGTATATAGATGAAATTACTTTAAGGTGGTCGCTTTTCACTCTATGGGTAGAGGTAGACTTCAATGATAAATATGAGAAACTTAATGAGGTTCAAAAGGTAATTGATAAGCTTTCGTATAATTCATTAACATCTAAAGAGAGAGAGCTTTATTCTGACTGTGTTCAAAAGCTAAAAGAATTAAATGATGAGGTGAATAAAGAATGACAAAAGAGTACGTATTTGCTCATCAAAGGTGCTTAATCATTACTTATTGGCCTAAAATTTATCCTCAAGAAGCTTTTTCAGTAGCCATTAACTCTTCTTTGTTTTTAGAGCAGCCAGTACAGCAGATCGTGCAAGCTTCCACATCAGAATAAAACTTAGTAGCCTGAAATACGGCCATTTCACAATTATTGAAGAACCCTAGAAACACAGTATGAGGAGGTGTATAAGGACATCTTTCTTCATGCACATCATGTTTGCCTGGTGAGGTATGGGATTTTGTAATATTTACATAGTACTTGGCCATATTTATAAAATATAAAATGGAAAATAATTGTTCCTGTTACAGTTAATTTCTTGAAAAAAAGAGATTATCTCATGCCTATAATAAATCACTAGTGTCCGAAAAAAGATAGGGGCCTCTGAATAATTTCAAGAGTGCCCCATAATGTGTATTTTCGGTTTACCACAACAAAAAATCACACATGAGTAAAAATACATATTTCTACGGACAGCCAATCTTTTCTCAACTATTATCGCTGATAGATAAATCGGTGTTAAATCAAATAATATCAAAATACCAATCTGACAGATATTACAAGAAATTGAATACTTGGCATCACCTAGTAAGCATGTTATACTGCTGTTTCAGTGGGGCAAGTGCTCTCAGAGAGCTTACTACGGGGCTTTTGGCCTGCCAAAACAAGCTGATCCATTTAGGTATTCAATTTATACCCAGACGTTCCACTTTATCAGATAGCAACAAAAAACGCAGTAGTATAGTCTTTGCAGACATTTACATGAAATTGTTTAAAAAGTATCGGCACCTTTTGCCGGACAGCCGCTTGAGAATGGAAGTTCTCAATAAACTTTATATTGTTGATTCAACGATTATTAGTCTGTTTAAAGATATTCTCAAGGTAGCAGGACGCCCTGAGAAAAGATGGCAAAAGCAAGGGAGGCATTAAAGCTCATGTAATGATTCATGCGGCAGAATTAATGCCATGTTTAGTACGGTTGACCAAGGGAAGTCAGCATGATCATACATTTTTAAAGCAATTACAACTCCCAGAAGGATCCTATGTGGTGATGGATAAAGGGTATATCGATTATAGACAATACGCACAATGGAGTCATCAAGGGATATTTTACATTACTAGAATGAAGGAAAATGCCAGATATCAATCAATAGATGAGCTAGAACTGCCTGAAGATAAAGACTTTTGTGTACTTAAGGATGAAAAAGTTGTTATCAGTTTCAAGACTGATGGACAAGTGCAAGAGCTTCAAAATAGAAGAATAGCCTATTATGATGACCTCAATAATAAATTATTAGTGTTTATGACCAATAATATGGAGTTGGAAGCAGCCACAATAGCGGCCATTTATAAATACCGATGGCAGATAGAGCTTTTATTTAAAAAGCTGAAGCAGAACTTTCCTCTCAAATATTTTCTGGGGGACAACCAAAATGCTATTGAGATCCAAATTTGGAGTGCCCTGATCTGTCTATTATTGATGGAAGTAGTCCGAAAACAGATCAAAAAAAGATGGGCCTTCTCTAATATGGTCTCATTGGTAAGGTTTCACTTGATGGCCTATGTTCACCTTACCCGCTTTCTAAACAATCCAGACCTAGAACTTCAAAAAACAATATATAAAACCAATCAATACCCTTTATTTAGTCCATAGAGGGCTCACTTTTCCAGATTAGAAGAAAACCACTTTATTTTTGCTTAGAATCGCTAAAATTTCTTAGACCAGAGTTTAGTCGGACACTAGTGATAATAAATGATGTAAAGTTAGGATGTGGGTTTCTTTTAATGAAATATCATTTTTCTTCAAAAGTATATTTCGTAAATTTATTTATTCAGCTCTGTGCCTATTTTGCCACAGATGGTGCGATAGTTGTGCTGGATGTTACAGCATATGATGTAATATTTATAAAGGTATTTTTGTTTTTTAGAAGGACATTTTTACTTTTAAAGTTTGCTAAGTTTAGACGTATACGGTGGGAAGTAAAGAACAAAAAGATGATTATGAGTTGATTAAAAGAGTAGTAGAAGGGGATCAAAAGGCCTTCACTCAGCTCTATGATCAGTACCGAGCCCGCTTGTATTCGGTAGCTTTACGATTGCTCAAATCGCCTACCCGCGCTGAAGGAGTAGTTCAGGAGGTATTTTTAAAGCTTTGGAAGGATAGAGAAAAGTTAGATTCGATTAAAAAAATCGAGAACTATCTGTTTGTTATGGCCCGAAATAAAATCTATGATCGATTTGAAAAATTGGCCAATGAACAGGAGGCTGATAAAGTATTCTGGGAAAGAAAAGAGCATGTTACTCAAGCTGATAACGAGTTGCTGGAAAAACAATATGAAGAAATATTGAATAGTATACTCAAAAAACTTACCCCTCAGCAGCAAGAAGTTTATAAACTTTCAAAAGAAGAGCACCTTAGCCAGCAAGAAATTGCTGATCAGATGAATATTTCACGACTTACCGTTAAGACTCATATGGCTAACGCCCTCAAAATCATACGAGAAGGTCTTAAAAAACACATTGAACTAGCGCTAATATTAGGCCTGTTTATCAGTTGATTTCTTAAGGGAGAAGCACTTTTCCCTATATTTTATTTGTTCTATTTCGGGGGCTGTAAAATAAAAATTCAAAAAAAATCATTTTTACCTACTCCCATGCCTTTTCTCACCCGTCTTTAATATAAAGGCCCAATAATGGACAAGGATAAATTTCATAATCTCTTAAAGTTATACTCAGATGATAAGCTGTCAGCTCAAGGCAAAGAAGAGCTCATGGCTATGGTATCATCTGGTGAGTATGAGTTGGAGGTACAAGAATATATTGACAGTATGCTCCATAGTGGTGATGAAATTGTGGACATGTCAAAAGAGGCATCTGATAGAATTATCAGTGGCATCATAAGAGAGACTACTTCAAAAGTAGTGCCTATGTATAGCTGGAAGTTTTGGACCGGTATAGCAGCTACTTTTTTAATGTTAGCCGTGTTTACTTATCAATGGCTGAAGCCTGATACTCATGTAGGTGAAGTAAAAGACGCCGAGTATACAGCAGTGGCTGAAGATATGGAATTTGATGGTAAGCAATATATTCAGTTGCCTGATGGCAGTACAGTAATATTAAATGACAAGAGTAAGCTCGCTTATACTAAGGATTTTGGAGACACGGTAAGAAGAGTACAGTTAGAAGGTGAAGGTTATTTTGATATAGCTCATGATGAGAATAAACCATTTATAGTAGAAAGTGGTAAAGTGAAAATAACGGTTTTAGGAACCGCCTTTAATATAAATGCATATCCGGATAAGAAGGAAGTGTTGGTAACAGTGAATCGAGGTAAAGTACGTGTAGAAGCAGAGGAAGCGCATAAAAAAGTGGACTTAACGCCTAATGAACAAGCTGTGTTCAATACTGCCACTTCAGACTTGGTAGCTACTGAGGTGACTGCTGAGCCAGCTTTATCATGGAAAAGTAATTATTTGATTTTTGATGACTTGAAACTATCAGAAGCTATGGCCATGATAGAGCAGCAATATGATGTGGATGTCACCTTTGAAAATGAAGATTTGGGTAATTGCCGTTTTACGGCCACTTTTTTAAATAATGAAAATCTGGAGCAGGTGCTTAGTGTGGTGTTGGGCGTAGTGAATGCTGAATATAGCTATGATAAAACATCAAACGAAGTTTTTGTAACAGGCAAAGGCTGTCAATAGCCAAAATAATAACTTGGAAACTTTTTTACATTAACCCATACATAAATGAAATATCAATTTACACAGGTAATGATGGATTATGGATAACAATAAAAAACCACCTGCTGACAACAGGTGGCTAGTGAATCCCATGTGACGATGGGCATTTTTAATAATCTCTCACAATTACTAAAAAACATATCAAATATATGAAAATATTCTTTACCCCGCGTTGGCTCGAGGGTAATACAGGGTATTACTATGCCTTTAAAAACACCTTAGGCCACTTTTTACGTATTATAAAGACAGCATTTCGGGATAAAATCGATTACAGAGGTCTTCTTATGAGGTTTACTTGCGTACTTATATTGTTCATTTCAGCATTGGATCTGGGTATTGCTCACCCGGTGGAAGGGCAGAAGCTGGAAGAAATCCAAGTATTGGTGGAATTTGAAGATGCTGATTTAAAATCTGTATTTAAAACATTAGAGAAAAAGACCAATCTCTTATTTGCTTACCCTACAGGAGCTTTAGATACTTACCGAGTAAATATGGATAAGCAGAGTAGGTCTGTAAAAGAAGTATTAGATCAGGCTCTGGCTAATACTCCATATACTTATAAAAGACTGGAGAATAATATACTTGTCTTCAAGAAAGAGAACAATGAAGAGGTAAAAGAAGTAGCTTCTATTGGTGCTTTTGAAGAGCAAGTGAGAGTTACTGGTAAAGTAACTGATGCCACTACGGGAGACCCTATGCCAGGGGTTAATATTGTTCTAAAAGATAGAGCATTGGGTACTATGACTAATGCTGAGGGGATGTATATGATTGAGGCACGACCTGAAGATGTTTTAGTTTTTTCATTCATAGGTTACAAACCTACAGAGGTGTTGGTAGGCAATAACTCCATTCTGGATGTAGCCATGGAGGTGAGCTTAACTACTCTAAGTGAGGTTACAATCTTATCTACAGGTTATCAAAAAATAGAAAAGGAAAGAGCTACAGGATCATTTTCTACGCTTGAATCGAAAGATTTAAAAAAGGTGCCTTCAAGAAATGTTATTCAACAATTAGAAGGACAAGTAGCTGGACTTCAGGTGAATATTAATGAAAATGACAATACCTTCGTCTATGATAACTTAGTAGGCAAAGAATCAGGAGGAACAAGTTATTCCTATAAAATAAGGGGCCAATCTACCTTAGATACAGATGGGAAGAATGACTCACCACTAATAGTACTTGATGGTACGCCTACTGAAATAGACATTCGTACGCTCAACCCTAACGATATAGAAAAGATTACTTTTCTTAAGGATGCTGCATCAGCGGCGATTTATGGGGTGAGAGCTGCTAATGGTGTAATTGTAATAGATACTAAAAAAGGAAAAACAGGAGAAACAACAATTAATTTCTCTCATACAACTACCTTTTCTTCTAAGCCGAGAATATCTGAATTACCACTAATGAATTCTGCTGAATTAATTGATTTTGAGCAAGAGTTAGTAGATTCCGGTATTGCAATGGATCCTACAACGTCCTTTTTTCGTCCAGCTCCAATAAGTGATGCAATGGACATTATGTTTCAAGAGAAGCGTGGGGAACTCAAGCCAGGTGAGGCGTATTCTGCATTGAACATTCTTAGAAATAGAAATAACTATGGACAAATAGAAGACAATTTCCTGCAAAGGGCTAAAGCTGAAAGTTATAACTTGTCATTAAGTGGGGGGCAGGAAAAGCATCATTATTTTGCTTCAGCATCTTATTCTAAAGAAGAAACAAAGTTTATAGGTAGGCAGGGAAGGCGATTAACGCTACTAGTTAATCAAGATTTCAAGTTGTTTGATTATGCCACCTTAAATACCAGTTTAAAAGGATCCATATTTAAATATGACCAAAATCATGTTGGGCTTCAACCCCTTCAATCGTCTAATTATATGTTTTTACCATATGATCAGATAGAGGATTTTAAATATAGGCAGTTTTACTCGGCAGAAAGCATTGAGTTAGAAAATAATGGTTATCTACCGGGTACCTATAATTATATTCAGGAATTAGATAATAGAAACAACACTGTTAATGAACAAAATTATTTTGCTAATGTTTCGCTAACTATTCCGCTTATTCTTGAGGGGCTTGATTTTGTAAGCACTTATTCAATTGAGCGTTCTTACTCTGATAATGAGAACATTTATAATGAGGAGACATATCATACCAGGGAAATATTAAATACGGCCACTTCAGTTGATCCATCTACAGGAAATTTGATATACGGAATACCTCGAGGATCGATCGTTCAAAACAATAATTATATCAATACTAATACTACTTCTCGTTTTCAACTTAACTACGCTAATAATTTGGTGGAAGACCATTATTTAAGAGGCATGGCTGGGATAGAATTCAGGCAGATGAAAACAGAAGGAAAGGGAGGCACTCTTTACGGGTATGACGAAGATTCTCAGACATTTGTGGGGTCACCGATTTCCCCTTATACAACTATAGATGGTTACCCTCGTGACCTTGACTATTTCAATAGCAGATTATCACAAAGACGGAGGTTTTTGTCTTATTATGGTGATTTGAGCTATACTTATAGAAACAAGTACACACTTACGGGAAGTGTTAGGCTAGATGATTACAATAACTTTGGTGTTGATAAAAAATATAGAAGACAGCCATTATGGTCAGTAGGGACTATGTGGAATATGAAGAAGGAAAACTTTCTGGCAGCTGTAGAGCCTATCAATAGTTTAAAGTTAAGAGCAAGTTATGGATATAATGGTAATGTTAGCCTTACCACTTACCCCTTTACTAATATTAGTTTAAGTACTCAGGCAGATCCATTTAGTAAAGATCCTTATGCCGCTATAAACTCACCGGCCAATCCGGCCTTAAGATGGGAAAAGACAGGTATTTTTAATATAGGAGTAGATTTTGCCTTGTTTAACAATAGACTTAGAGGAACAGTAGAATATTATGATAAGAAAAGTAAAGATCTCCTGGTTGAATTGCCCATATCCGTATTTTATGGTGTAGATGGTAATAGGGTGACCCAAAATTCGGCTACGCTGAAGGGGCATGGTGTTGATATGAATCTCTCAGGTACTATTTTACAGAAAGATGCTTTCAATTGGGATCTTGGTGGGGTGCTAACTTATAACGTTAATGAAGTAGCAGATTCAAGATTTGATGATTACACTAATTATCTCAGAGGAGCCGGTAGGCCCCCTGTAGATGGCTATGCTCTCAATAGCATTTTTGCATTCAGATCTGCAGGACTTGACAATACAGGGAGAACTCAGGTATATAATAGAAACGGAGATATAGTGGATTATAACACTGATTTAGAAGAGCTTGAGGACTTGAAATATATGGGTACCATGCTTCCTGATTACTATGGAGGCATAAACACTACCCTGACTTACAAGAGACTTTCGCTTTATGTCTTGCTTACTTATAAGCTTGATTATGTTATGGTGAAACCTACTTTTTCTTATGGACTTGGAAGAGACTACGATCTTCACACGGACTTAAGTAATAGATGGAAAACAGCTGGTGACGAGAAAAATACGGATGTACCCTCTCTTATGGGGATGACGGGCAATAGCCTTACCCGATATATGCTCAGCGATAAGCAGATCATGGATGGTGATCATATTCGCCTTAAACAAATATCACTGACGTACGATCTGTCAGGTATGTTTTTTACTAACTATATCAAAGGGGCATCATTATCCTTTTCTGCGCAAAACGTGGCACTTTTATGGACTAAAAATGATGAAGGTTTAGATCCGGACTTTTTACCTACATTGGGTAAATCAAGTATAAACTTAGGTCCTCCCGTAATGTATAGCGTAGGTGTAAATGTTAATTTTTAATCATTGCTTATTATGAAAAAAAATATCGTATTAATCATGCTCATTATAACTGTTTTAGCTGGTTGTGATGATTATGTAGACATTAGGACTGAAGGAGAAGTAGTGCCGAAGAGGACTATTAACTACCGGTATTTGCTAAATTATACTAATAAATTTGATAAGACCTATAGGCCAGTAGATATAGCTTCAGATGATATCGATTTGATGAATGATAGTCAAGTTGCATCATTGGATGCTTCGGACTTTTATCGTGTTCATTTGAATGCATATGCTTGGGCAGATTCTATTTATTATCAGGATGAACCCGATACAGATTTAGTGCTTATGTATCAGGCTCTTTACTACTCTAATGTAATTATCAACGAAGTGGTAGATAGTGAAGATGGGACCGAGGCTGAAAAAATGGCCATAAGAGGAGAGGCTTTAGTACACCGTGCTTATGCCTTATTAACACTTGGTAATATATTTGGTCCTGCTTATGATGAGCAAACAGCAAATACTGATTTATCTATTCCTGTTTTTACTACCCCTACGATAGATGAGAATATAAAAAGAGCCACAGTGTCACGCCTCTATGAAGTAGTTATTAATGACCTTAAAGAGGCTGCTAATGCAGGACTTCCTAGTCGAAACTCAGGGAGATCTATTGCTTATCCTTCTGAGGCATCTGCCTATGCTTTGTTAGCCAGAACATACCTATACATGGGAAATTATGATGCCGCACTTACTAATGCTCAAATAGCCTTAGATCATCAGAATTCACTTCTTAATTTAGAAGATTATGAAAATGAAGCATATCCCAATAAGCAATTTGACCCTGAATTAATCTTATCTAAATCTAGTAATCAGACTTATAGGTGGGCCCCTCTCGTACTTACATTAAGTGATGAGCTATTGGATCTTTTTGATGATGGCGATTTGAGGTACTCTATATTTACAGCTCCAGCTACAATGGCATCTACGGATTATACTGAAGGGAGAGTTTATTACAAGGAGTTTTTAACAGGAGAGGAAAGAAATGGTGGTCCTACTGTACCGGAAATGATGCTTATTAAAGCAGAGTGCTTAGCACGAAGTAATCAGTATGAAGCTGCTATGGAAACTATTAATGAATTAAGAGTGCATAGGTTTAGAGCAGGTGAATATACACCTCTTACTGCCACTGATGCTGAAGAT includes the following:
- a CDS encoding DUF4372 domain-containing protein, which translates into the protein MSKNTYFYGQPIFSQLLSLIDKSVLNQIISKYQSDRYYKKLNTWHHLVSMLYCCFSGASALRELTTGLLACQNKLIHLGIQFIPRRSTLSDSNKKRSSIVFADIYMKLFKKYRHLLPDSRLRMEVLNKLYIVDSTIISLFKDILKVAGRPEKRWQKQGRH
- a CDS encoding RagB/SusD family nutrient uptake outer membrane protein, producing MKKNIVLIMLIITVLAGCDDYVDIRTEGEVVPKRTINYRYLLNYTNKFDKTYRPVDIASDDIDLMNDSQVASLDASDFYRVHLNAYAWADSIYYQDEPDTDLVLMYQALYYSNVIINEVVDSEDGTEAEKMAIRGEALVHRAYALLTLGNIFGPAYDEQTANTDLSIPVFTTPTIDENIKRATVSRLYEVVINDLKEAANAGLPSRNSGRSIAYPSEASAYALLARTYLYMGNYDAALTNAQIALDHQNSLLNLEDYENEAYPNKQFDPELILSKSSNQTYRWAPLVLTLSDELLDLFDDGDLRYSIFTAPATMASTDYTEGRVYYKEFLTGEERNGGPTVPEMMLIKAECLARSNQYEAAMETINELRVHRFRAGEYTPLTATDAEDALRKVLQERRRELMCKGGFVGLI
- a CDS encoding IS4 family transposase — its product is MIHAAELMPCLVRLTKGSQHDHTFLKQLQLPEGSYVVMDKGYIDYRQYAQWSHQGIFYITRMKENARYQSIDELELPEDKDFCVLKDEKVVISFKTDGQVQELQNRRIAYYDDLNNKLLVFMTNNMELEAATIAAIYKYRWQIELLFKKLKQNFPLKYFLGDNQNAIEIQIWSALICLLLMEVVRKQIKKRWAFSNMVSLVRFHLMAYVHLTRFLNNPDLELQKTIYKTNQYPLFSP
- a CDS encoding SusC/RagA family TonB-linked outer membrane protein; protein product: MKIFFTPRWLEGNTGYYYAFKNTLGHFLRIIKTAFRDKIDYRGLLMRFTCVLILFISALDLGIAHPVEGQKLEEIQVLVEFEDADLKSVFKTLEKKTNLLFAYPTGALDTYRVNMDKQSRSVKEVLDQALANTPYTYKRLENNILVFKKENNEEVKEVASIGAFEEQVRVTGKVTDATTGDPMPGVNIVLKDRALGTMTNAEGMYMIEARPEDVLVFSFIGYKPTEVLVGNNSILDVAMEVSLTTLSEVTILSTGYQKIEKERATGSFSTLESKDLKKVPSRNVIQQLEGQVAGLQVNINENDNTFVYDNLVGKESGGTSYSYKIRGQSTLDTDGKNDSPLIVLDGTPTEIDIRTLNPNDIEKITFLKDAASAAIYGVRAANGVIVIDTKKGKTGETTINFSHTTTFSSKPRISELPLMNSAELIDFEQELVDSGIAMDPTTSFFRPAPISDAMDIMFQEKRGELKPGEAYSALNILRNRNNYGQIEDNFLQRAKAESYNLSLSGGQEKHHYFASASYSKEETKFIGRQGRRLTLLVNQDFKLFDYATLNTSLKGSIFKYDQNHVGLQPLQSSNYMFLPYDQIEDFKYRQFYSAESIELENNGYLPGTYNYIQELDNRNNTVNEQNYFANVSLTIPLILEGLDFVSTYSIERSYSDNENIYNEETYHTREILNTATSVDPSTGNLIYGIPRGSIVQNNNYINTNTTSRFQLNYANNLVEDHYLRGMAGIEFRQMKTEGKGGTLYGYDEDSQTFVGSPISPYTTIDGYPRDLDYFNSRLSQRRRFLSYYGDLSYTYRNKYTLTGSVRLDDYNNFGVDKKYRRQPLWSVGTMWNMKKENFLAAVEPINSLKLRASYGYNGNVSLTTYPFTNISLSTQADPFSKDPYAAINSPANPALRWEKTGIFNIGVDFALFNNRLRGTVEYYDKKSKDLLVELPISVFYGVDGNRVTQNSATLKGHGVDMNLSGTILQKDAFNWDLGGVLTYNVNEVADSRFDDYTNYLRGAGRPPVDGYALNSIFAFRSAGLDNTGRTQVYNRNGDIVDYNTDLEELEDLKYMGTMLPDYYGGINTTLTYKRLSLYVLLTYKLDYVMVKPTFSYGLGRDYDLHTDLSNRWKTAGDEKNTDVPSLMGMTGNSLTRYMLSDKQIMDGDHIRLKQISLTYDLSGMFFTNYIKGASLSFSAQNVALLWTKNDEGLDPDFLPTLGKSSINLGPPVMYSVGVNVNF
- a CDS encoding FecR family protein, which translates into the protein MDKDKFHNLLKLYSDDKLSAQGKEELMAMVSSGEYELEVQEYIDSMLHSGDEIVDMSKEASDRIISGIIRETTSKVVPMYSWKFWTGIAATFLMLAVFTYQWLKPDTHVGEVKDAEYTAVAEDMEFDGKQYIQLPDGSTVILNDKSKLAYTKDFGDTVRRVQLEGEGYFDIAHDENKPFIVESGKVKITVLGTAFNINAYPDKKEVLVTVNRGKVRVEAEEAHKKVDLTPNEQAVFNTATSDLVATEVTAEPALSWKSNYLIFDDLKLSEAMAMIEQQYDVDVTFENEDLGNCRFTATFLNNENLEQVLSVVLGVVNAEYSYDKTSNEVFVTGKGCQ
- a CDS encoding DUF1206 domain-containing protein, with the translated sequence MSSFTQTARSAKTSFEYTEWKEKLARIGHAAKGIVYGIAGVLTLMAAFNMGGQKAGKTQVIDFLQKQAFGQVLVILMGIGLACYAFYRFVQVAGKSEKLQDKSDLKRTALKVGFFISGIIYLGFAYYAISQVLGSSGSSGSSKGLLSSMMEHSWGIVVIYIASGLLLIKAIYQFVKVANKEYYEGVRGMNVGVQKAKSIVRKAGAIGFIARGILIGITAYFFFQAANTHDASQVQGTSGAFSFLQQSSSGPWLMAAVALGLIGYSVYMIIVSRYKNFHIR
- a CDS encoding RNA polymerase sigma factor → MGSKEQKDDYELIKRVVEGDQKAFTQLYDQYRARLYSVALRLLKSPTRAEGVVQEVFLKLWKDREKLDSIKKIENYLFVMARNKIYDRFEKLANEQEADKVFWERKEHVTQADNELLEKQYEEILNSILKKLTPQQQEVYKLSKEEHLSQQEIADQMNISRLTVKTHMANALKIIREGLKKHIELALILGLFIS